A genomic region of Elaeis guineensis isolate ETL-2024a chromosome 9, EG11, whole genome shotgun sequence contains the following coding sequences:
- the LOC105034544 gene encoding protein LITTLE ZIPPER 4 yields MERLNSKLYLQNWYIIKENERLRKKAQLLNQENQALLSELKQKLSKSNPSSNTNGIPDLNVNPTTNSTPNTSKP; encoded by the coding sequence ATGGAACGGCTCAACTCCAAGCTTTACCTGCAGAACTGGTACATAATAAAAGAGAATGAAAGGCTCCGGAAGAAAGCCCAGCTCCTCAACCAGGAAAACCAGGCCCTGCTATCTGAGCTGAAGCAGAAGCTCTCCAAATCTAATCCCAGTTCCAACACCAATGGCATCCCTGACCTCAACGTCAACCCTACCACCAACAGCACTCCTAATACTAGCAAGCCCTGA